In Cyclopterus lumpus isolate fCycLum1 chromosome 17, fCycLum1.pri, whole genome shotgun sequence, a genomic segment contains:
- the LOC117746137 gene encoding alpha/beta hydrolase domain-containing protein 17A-like: MNGLSIRELCCLFCCPPCPSRIAAKLAFLPPEPTYALLPDSDPSSGAGTASGSTSGAAQPSLGAPGLRSRQAAGSGSDKGGGTGAGGEGGGGGGGGGGGAGGGGGGSGAGTGAGSGSSSGGGSGGSGGSGWSEGKWKLHLTERAEFQYSQRELDLTDVFLTRSSRGNKVGCMYIRCAPNARFTVLFSHGNAVDLGQMSSFYIGLGTRINCNIFSYDYSGYGVSTGKPSEKNLYADIDAAWHALRSRYGISPENIILYGQSIGTVPTVDLASRFECAAVVLHSPLTSGMRVAFPDTKKTYCFDAFPNIEKVSKIPSPVLIIHGTEDEVIDFSHGLALFERCPKAVEPLWVEGAGHNDIELYSQYLERLRRFINQDLAAQHA; this comes from the exons ATGAACGGTCTGTCCATACGAGAGCTATGCTGCCTGTTCTGCTGTCCTCCTTGCCCCAGCCGTATTGCAGCCAAACTGGCATTCCTCCCTCCAGAGCCCACATACGCCCTTCTCCCTGACTCGGATCCAAGTTCTGGAGCTGGAACTGCTTCTGGGTCCACTTCCGGGGCTGCTCAGCCTTCTCTTGGAGCCCCCGGACTGCGTTCCCGGCAGGCCGCTGGTAGTGGATccgacaaaggaggaggaactggtgctggaggagaaggaggaggaggaggagggggagggggaggaggagcaggaggaggaggaggaggtagtggTGCTGGTACTGGTGCTGGtagtggcagcagcagcggcggtgGCAGCGGTGGCAGCGGCGGCAGCGGTTGGAGTGAGGGCAAGTGGAAGCTTCATCTTACAGAGAGAGCGGAGTTCCAATATTCACAGAGAGAGCTGGATCTGACTGATGTATTCCTGACCAGATCCAGCCGAGGGAACAAGGTGGGGTGCATGTACATTCGCTGTGCCCCCAATgccag GTTTACAGTGTTGTTTTCACACGGCAATGCAGTAGATCTGGGCCAGATGAGCAGCTTCTACATTGGATTAGGCACACGCATCAACTGCAACATCTTTTCCTATGATTACTCAGGCTATGGGGTTAGCACTGGCAAGCCCTCTGAGAAGAACCTATATGCTGACATTGATGCTGCCTGGCATGCCCTGCGCTCCCG GTATGGCATCAGTCCTGAGAATATCATCCTGTACGGACAGAGCATCGGCACGGTGCCCACAGTAGACTTGGCATCCCGGTTTGAGTGTGCTGCTGTGGTCCTCcactctcctctcacctctggAATGAGAGTGGCCTTCCCCGATACCAAGAAAACATACTGCTTTGATGCCTTCCCTAA CATAGAGAAAGTGTCAAAGATCCCATCTCCAGTGCTCATCATCCACGGGACAGAGGATGAGGTGATCGACTTCTCTCACGGCCTGGCTCTGTTCGAGCGCTGTCCCAAGGCAGTGGAGCCCCTCTGGGTGGAGGGAGCCGGTCACAATGACATTGAGCTTTACAGTCAGTACCTTGAGAGGCTACGGCGCTTCATCAACCAGGACCTGGCTGCACAGCATGCCTGA